A genomic region of Ktedonobacteraceae bacterium contains the following coding sequences:
- a CDS encoding alcohol dehydrogenase catalytic domain-containing protein — translation MLAAMFYAPMDVRLQEISLPQPGPGEILLKVAAATTCGTDLKAYRRGHPLLFRETPARFGHEVSGVVETIGAGVTRCKEGDAVVVANSAPCQRCYYCRRGSYSLCEDLLLLNGAYAEYLLVPERVVRQNLYLLAPGTSFVAAALTEPLACALHGIDASHIAEGDTAVILGSGPLGLLLAASARLRNARVIVTGHGEERLALARHFGADIVIDVSSMSPLEQREAVLEQTDARRGADIVIEAVGTPETWELAVTMARPGGLINFFGGCASGTQVRLETRPLHYSELTLKGVFHHTPAYFSQALELIQGRQINVEALVTRRVPLGSLLEVLELLLHKQGIKYALIPPAFQQELLSQATPA, via the coding sequence ATGCTTGCCGCTATGTTTTACGCTCCTATGGATGTTCGCCTGCAAGAGATTTCTCTTCCTCAACCTGGTCCAGGAGAAATTCTGCTCAAAGTCGCGGCGGCTACCACGTGTGGCACAGATCTGAAAGCATACCGCCGCGGGCATCCACTGCTTTTCCGTGAGACCCCGGCCAGGTTTGGACATGAGGTATCCGGAGTTGTTGAGACCATCGGAGCGGGAGTAACCCGGTGCAAAGAGGGCGATGCTGTAGTGGTAGCAAATTCTGCTCCCTGCCAGCGGTGTTACTACTGTCGACGGGGAAGTTACAGCCTGTGCGAAGACCTGCTCTTACTCAACGGGGCCTATGCCGAGTATCTGCTTGTGCCAGAACGCGTTGTACGCCAGAACCTCTACCTGCTTGCGCCTGGAACATCGTTCGTAGCCGCGGCCCTGACCGAACCGTTGGCCTGCGCGCTACATGGTATAGATGCCAGCCATATAGCGGAGGGGGATACTGCGGTAATACTCGGTTCTGGGCCCTTGGGACTTTTATTGGCGGCAAGCGCCAGGTTGCGTAATGCTCGTGTGATCGTGACAGGCCATGGAGAAGAGCGATTGGCTCTGGCACGTCATTTCGGGGCCGATATCGTTATCGATGTGAGCTCGATGTCCCCTCTTGAACAGAGAGAAGCAGTCCTGGAGCAAACAGATGCCCGGCGAGGAGCAGACATTGTGATAGAAGCAGTAGGCACACCTGAAACCTGGGAGCTGGCTGTAACCATGGCACGCCCGGGCGGTTTAATCAATTTCTTTGGCGGCTGTGCGTCAGGCACGCAGGTGAGACTCGAAACACGCCCTCTTCATTACAGCGAATTAACGCTGAAAGGCGTTTTTCATCACACTCCTGCCTATTTCTCACAGGCGCTGGAGCTGATTCAGGGACGCCAGATCAATGTCGAGGCTCTAGTTACCAGGCGCGTACCACTGGGATCTTTATTAGAGGTGCTGGAGCTTTTGCTGCACAAACAGGGAATCAAGTATGCACTGATTCCCCCGGCATTTCAGCAGGAACTCCTATCACAAGCAACCCCTGCGTGA
- a CDS encoding TetR/AcrR family transcriptional regulator, which translates to MQSDNRSVREKVLAAAVQLFAEYGYHAAPLRDIARIAGIQAASIYYHYANKQALLVEIMEAHMRQLNANLEQIMRQKTGVRQRLYEAIANHIRLHTTYKYEFFIIDTEIRALEGENRSYILSLRDQYEALLQALLREGMEQGVFRESDVKICSYAIIAMCTEVAAWFRPGGRLTVQQVIDIYSEMITQGLLVIGVPAEMPGESVHT; encoded by the coding sequence ATGCAGTCTGATAACCGATCAGTGCGAGAAAAGGTCCTGGCAGCTGCCGTACAGCTCTTTGCCGAATATGGTTATCACGCTGCCCCTTTAAGAGATATCGCGCGCATCGCAGGTATCCAGGCGGCCAGTATTTACTACCATTACGCGAACAAACAGGCGCTGCTGGTCGAAATCATGGAGGCACATATGCGCCAACTGAATGCCAATCTAGAACAGATCATGCGCCAAAAAACAGGCGTTCGGCAGCGCTTATACGAGGCTATTGCTAATCATATTCGCCTGCATACAACGTATAAATACGAGTTCTTCATCATCGATACCGAGATTCGCGCGCTTGAAGGGGAGAATCGCAGCTATATCCTTTCCCTACGCGATCAATATGAGGCGCTGCTCCAGGCGCTGCTACGCGAGGGAATGGAGCAGGGGGTCTTTCGCGAAAGCGACGTAAAAATTTGCTCTTACGCCATCATTGCTATGTGTACGGAAGTTGCGGCATGGTTTCGGCCCGGTGGTCGCCTGACCGTGCAGCAGGTGATCGATATCTATAGTGAGATGATCACGCAGGGGTTGCTTGTGATAGGAGTTCCTGCTGAAATGCCGGGGGAATCAGTGCATACTTGA
- a CDS encoding solute carrier family 23 protein, which produces MATQTSERQGYLTGWTLKQEGIIAPDERLPWGQTIFLGLQHVLAMFGSTVLAPIIMGFNPNTAIFFSGIGTLIFFLIVGGRVPSYLGSSFSFIAVILAATAYSGTGLNPRIDVALGGIIACGVVYAIIAVIVMLAGYKWIEYLMPPVITGAVVMVIGLNLAPVAINDASSSGYDTVMAIVTVLAVAAVAVYAPGPLRRLPILLGGIIGYVIYVIFSNGFGFGTPINFTGVSKAAWIGLPQFTTPTFSGNAISLIAPVAIILVAENTGHVKAVAAMTGRNLDKYLGRAFLGDAIATIVAGFGGGTGVTTYAENIGVMAVTRIYSTLIFIIAAAVAILLGFCPKFGALIATIPGGIIGGLAVVLFGLIAVTGGRIWVENGVDFSKSRNLITAAVAVTIGAGMISVRDVSFGLTIGNFTIGGIGVATFGSIILYQILRERNPQPEEAVSADSAVGLDPGAETPAGAGE; this is translated from the coding sequence GTGGCAACACAAACAAGTGAGAGACAGGGATACCTGACCGGGTGGACGCTGAAACAAGAGGGGATCATTGCACCCGACGAGCGGCTTCCCTGGGGGCAAACCATTTTTCTTGGCTTGCAGCATGTGCTGGCCATGTTCGGTTCAACGGTGCTTGCACCCATCATCATGGGCTTCAATCCAAATACTGCCATTTTCTTCTCCGGCATCGGCACGCTGATCTTTTTCCTGATCGTGGGTGGCCGTGTCCCAAGTTACCTTGGTTCGAGCTTCTCATTCATCGCTGTGATCCTGGCGGCAACCGCTTACTCTGGAACAGGACTTAATCCTCGCATCGACGTTGCGCTGGGCGGTATCATCGCGTGCGGTGTCGTCTATGCCATCATCGCCGTCATTGTGATGCTTGCCGGCTATAAATGGATCGAGTACTTGATGCCGCCGGTCATCACCGGAGCGGTCGTCATGGTGATCGGACTGAACCTGGCACCTGTGGCAATCAATGACGCCAGCAGTAGTGGATATGATACTGTGATGGCAATTGTAACCGTTCTGGCAGTCGCTGCTGTGGCGGTCTATGCACCCGGCCCCTTGCGCCGGCTTCCCATTCTGTTGGGAGGAATCATCGGCTACGTCATCTACGTCATTTTCAGCAACGGCTTCGGCTTCGGAACCCCCATTAACTTCACCGGAGTGAGCAAGGCCGCCTGGATTGGCCTGCCCCAATTTACAACGCCAACGTTCTCCGGTAATGCTATCAGCCTGATTGCCCCTGTCGCCATCATCCTGGTAGCAGAAAATACCGGTCACGTGAAAGCCGTCGCTGCAATGACCGGTCGTAACCTGGATAAATACCTGGGGAGAGCCTTCCTGGGAGATGCTATCGCAACCATAGTTGCTGGCTTCGGCGGGGGTACCGGTGTGACCACCTACGCCGAAAACATCGGCGTCATGGCTGTTACCCGCATTTACTCGACGCTCATCTTCATCATTGCTGCCGCTGTTGCCATCTTGCTGGGTTTCTGTCCGAAGTTTGGCGCATTGATAGCGACTATCCCGGGCGGCATTATCGGCGGACTTGCCGTCGTACTCTTCGGCCTGATCGCCGTGACAGGTGGCCGTATCTGGGTTGAAAATGGGGTCGATTTCTCGAAGAGCCGCAACCTGATCACTGCTGCTGTTGCTGTAACAATTGGCGCAGGCATGATCAGCGTGCGCGACGTCAGTTTTGGCCTGACCATCGGGAACTTCACCATTGGTGGTATTGGCGTCGCAACCTTTGGCTCAATCATCCTGTACCAGATTTTGCGTGAGCGCAATCCCCAGCCCGAAGAGGCCGTCAGCGCTGATTCGGCTGTTGGACTGGACCCCGGCGCCGAAACCCCGGCGGGGGCAGGCGAATAA
- a CDS encoding pyridoxal-phosphate dependent enzyme, with protein MLHYPTAPQLSGEYIATVWETLPSHVRPTLLLPSPILSEQLSCELTIATETFQYTGSFKFRAAYNLLSSIAQQRIVTASSGNFGQAVAYASKLLGKTCTVVMPDTSAQVKIAAVQSYGGIVDLIDVREISRADRVQQLLAEQPGAFQAQAYDDYRVVAGNSTLGKEILSAAQFDVLVVPVGGGGLCSGQIIARDHLHSQTEIIGAEPLPGNDAARSLKSGHLIRNEHEPATIADGARTVSLGQLNWDIIRQGIADIVEVPDNLTLEALRLYFRYVNLKVEPTGALALGALLAQPERFRDKRVCCIVSGGNVDPKVYAEALLE; from the coding sequence ATGTTACATTATCCAACTGCTCCCCAACTCAGCGGCGAATATATCGCGACTGTATGGGAAACGTTACCCTCCCATGTACGCCCAACATTGTTGCTGCCCAGCCCTATCCTCTCTGAGCAACTCAGTTGCGAATTAACCATTGCTACCGAAACCTTTCAATATACCGGCAGCTTCAAGTTTCGCGCGGCCTATAACCTGCTCTCCAGTATTGCACAGCAGCGCATCGTCACTGCCTCTTCGGGAAATTTTGGGCAGGCAGTCGCCTATGCCAGCAAATTATTGGGGAAAACATGCACCGTCGTGATGCCTGATACATCCGCCCAGGTGAAAATCGCCGCGGTGCAATCCTATGGCGGTATCGTCGATCTAATCGATGTGCGAGAAATAAGCCGCGCCGACCGCGTACAGCAACTCCTCGCGGAACAGCCGGGTGCATTCCAGGCTCAGGCCTACGACGATTACCGGGTCGTTGCCGGAAACTCGACGCTGGGCAAGGAAATTTTATCCGCCGCGCAATTCGATGTACTCGTCGTGCCTGTTGGCGGTGGTGGCCTCTGTTCGGGACAGATCATCGCGCGTGACCACTTGCATTCACAAACAGAAATTATCGGGGCAGAACCACTGCCTGGCAATGATGCGGCACGTTCCCTGAAAAGCGGGCACCTCATTCGCAATGAGCATGAACCGGCAACCATAGCCGACGGAGCGCGAACCGTCAGCCTTGGCCAGCTAAACTGGGACATCATACGACAGGGTATCGCTGATATCGTCGAAGTGCCCGACAACCTGACGCTGGAAGCATTGCGTCTCTACTTCCGTTACGTCAATCTCAAGGTTGAACCGACGGGCGCCCTGGCACTTGGAGCGTTATTGGCCCAACCGGAACGTTTTCGTGACAAGCGTGTCTGCTGCATTGTAAGTGGGGGCAATGTCGATCCGAAGGTGTACGCTGAGGCTTTGCTTGAATAG
- a CDS encoding hotdog domain-containing protein — MADTPEFIATIRVRLSASDAHYGGYLVNGAHMLALFGDVATELAIQCDGDEGLLVGYENVEFLAPLYAGDFVEATGRITRIGRTSRRMEFEARKVIAARRDISDSAADVLEPPIVVGRAIGTTVVKAEQQRKTRTA; from the coding sequence ATGGCTGATACTCCTGAGTTCATTGCCACAATTCGAGTACGCTTGAGCGCCAGCGATGCGCATTATGGAGGCTATCTTGTAAACGGGGCGCATATGCTTGCGCTTTTCGGGGACGTGGCAACGGAGCTGGCGATACAGTGCGACGGAGACGAAGGGCTGCTGGTCGGCTACGAAAACGTAGAATTTTTAGCGCCCCTCTATGCCGGTGATTTTGTGGAGGCGACCGGGCGCATCACCAGAATTGGCCGTACCTCCCGGCGTATGGAGTTTGAGGCTCGTAAAGTCATTGCGGCCCGGCGAGATATCAGCGATTCGGCTGCCGACGTGTTAGAACCTCCCATAGTTGTTGGCCGGGCAATTGGCACAACAGTTGTGAAGGCAGAGCAACAACGCAAGACTCGCACGGCGTAA
- the uvrA gene encoding excinuclease ABC subunit UvrA, with translation MTDYITIRGARLHNLKNITLSIPRNQFVVLTGLSGSGKSTLGFDILHKEGQRQYLEALGIVAFGLAKPPVDAITGLSPSVSIDQHITNRSPRSTVGTVTGVYTYLRVLFARLGHRPCPNCGKDVPPLFDFSGAEWESESGTDDDASMPEETFPCPHCGAPVPEINMAYFSFNKPAGACPTCTGLGIVQQVDLKRLVDEQKSVLDGAVAGWELAHINYYTPTLQAAAAHYGFEFDLSLPVKDYTQPQRDLLFFGVESPRFRHHFPDIEPPTTVRRGRFEGVATNLLRRYAEHIHEHVNEADYHDKLEEFLVTQTCPDCLGTRLRSESRAVTVSGQSIIALLRLPLSDLGTWLDDLPDALNSDEMGIAGPILANLKEGIRRLIEVGAGYLALERSSPTLSAGESQRLRLASLLGSALSGVLYVFDEPTIGLHHRDTRRLIDVLRRLRDLGNTVLVIEHDLEMIAAADYVIDFGPGAGRYGGQVVAAGTPSEVAEQPGSLTGDYLTGRLSIPVPQHRRTPNDKAIVIRGARHHNLQDITVRLPLGLLVAVTGVSGSGKSSLVFGILDHAIRQRLYSSGEAPGEHDGIEGYEYLDKIITIDQEHIGRIPRSNVATYSDTFTPIREVFAATPEARRRGLSARHFSFNVSGGRCERCEGAGVLTVKMQLLPDMEVRCPACHGRRFTRETLSVQYRDHDISQVLDLTVEEALAVFEDVPATRSRLQVLSDVGLGYFQLGQPATTLSGGEAQRVKLAKELGRRTTGRTLYLLDEPTTGLHLADTARLLGVLQRLVDAGNTVLVIEHNLELVKATDWVIDLGPEGGAAGGKLVAQGTPEQLARTPGSYTGQGLREIL, from the coding sequence ATGACTGATTACATTACCATTCGCGGCGCCCGGCTGCATAACCTGAAAAATATCACACTTTCGATTCCCAGGAACCAGTTCGTCGTTCTGACTGGCCTGTCCGGTTCGGGCAAGTCCACGCTCGGCTTCGACATCCTGCATAAAGAAGGCCAGCGTCAATACCTGGAAGCACTGGGAATAGTTGCCTTTGGGCTGGCGAAACCCCCGGTCGACGCTATTACCGGGCTTTCTCCCTCTGTCAGCATCGATCAACATATTACCAACCGCAGCCCGCGTTCCACAGTGGGTACTGTCACCGGAGTCTACACCTATCTGCGAGTGTTGTTTGCGCGGCTGGGACACCGCCCGTGCCCTAACTGTGGAAAAGACGTTCCCCCGCTCTTCGATTTCTCCGGCGCAGAATGGGAAAGCGAATCTGGCACAGATGACGATGCCTCCATGCCAGAAGAAACCTTTCCCTGTCCCCATTGTGGTGCGCCTGTTCCAGAGATCAATATGGCTTATTTTTCCTTTAATAAACCTGCCGGAGCATGCCCAACCTGCACCGGCCTGGGCATCGTACAGCAGGTCGATCTCAAGCGACTGGTCGATGAGCAAAAAAGTGTCCTGGATGGCGCCGTTGCTGGCTGGGAACTTGCTCACATCAACTACTATACCCCCACTTTGCAGGCCGCGGCAGCCCATTATGGCTTTGAGTTCGATCTCTCGCTGCCGGTCAAAGACTACACGCAGCCGCAGCGCGATTTGCTGTTCTTTGGCGTGGAAAGCCCCCGCTTTCGTCATCACTTTCCAGATATCGAGCCACCAACTACAGTTCGCCGGGGTCGCTTCGAAGGAGTAGCTACTAATCTGCTTCGCCGGTACGCTGAACACATTCATGAACATGTTAACGAGGCGGATTATCACGACAAGCTGGAAGAGTTTCTGGTCACCCAAACCTGTCCCGACTGCCTTGGCACACGCCTGCGTTCTGAAAGCCGGGCTGTGACCGTCAGCGGACAGAGCATCATCGCTCTCTTACGTCTGCCGCTCAGTGATCTCGGCACCTGGCTGGATGATCTCCCAGACGCTCTTAACTCCGATGAGATGGGGATTGCCGGACCCATCCTGGCAAATTTGAAGGAGGGCATCAGGCGGCTGATTGAAGTTGGAGCGGGTTATCTCGCCCTGGAACGCTCTTCGCCGACCCTCTCGGCTGGTGAGTCCCAGCGTCTGCGCCTGGCTTCTCTGCTCGGCTCAGCATTGAGTGGTGTTCTTTACGTTTTCGACGAGCCAACTATCGGACTTCACCATCGCGATACTCGTCGCCTGATCGATGTCTTGCGTCGCTTGCGCGATCTGGGCAATACAGTCCTCGTCATCGAACATGATCTGGAAATGATCGCAGCTGCGGATTATGTGATCGACTTCGGTCCAGGCGCTGGCAGGTATGGCGGACAGGTAGTAGCCGCCGGTACACCTTCTGAAGTCGCAGAGCAGCCGGGATCACTCACCGGAGATTACCTGACCGGACGACTATCTATTCCTGTTCCACAACATCGTCGCACGCCAAACGACAAAGCTATTGTCATTCGTGGTGCTCGCCATCACAATCTCCAGGATATCACTGTACGCTTACCTCTTGGCCTGCTGGTCGCTGTGACGGGCGTATCCGGGTCAGGAAAATCTTCGCTGGTATTCGGCATCCTGGATCATGCCATCCGCCAGCGCCTCTATAGTTCCGGCGAGGCTCCTGGCGAACACGATGGCATTGAGGGTTATGAATATCTCGATAAGATCATCACTATTGATCAGGAGCATATTGGCCGCATTCCACGCTCGAATGTGGCAACATATTCTGATACGTTTACTCCGATTCGCGAGGTATTCGCAGCTACTCCTGAGGCTCGTCGGCGTGGGTTATCCGCCCGGCACTTCTCATTCAATGTCTCGGGTGGGCGTTGCGAACGTTGTGAGGGCGCCGGGGTCCTCACCGTCAAAATGCAACTCCTGCCAGATATGGAAGTGCGCTGCCCTGCCTGTCACGGACGCCGCTTTACTCGCGAGACACTCTCTGTGCAATACCGCGACCATGATATTTCGCAGGTGCTTGACTTGACCGTCGAAGAAGCTCTGGCAGTATTCGAGGATGTTCCCGCCACCCGATCCCGGCTCCAGGTGCTATCGGACGTCGGCCTGGGCTATTTCCAACTTGGTCAGCCCGCTACTACGCTCTCAGGAGGCGAGGCGCAGCGCGTTAAGCTGGCGAAGGAACTGGGCCGGCGCACTACCGGCCGTACGCTGTACTTACTCGACGAACCTACCACCGGACTACACCTGGCTGATACCGCTCGTTTGTTGGGAGTACTCCAGCGCCTCGTGGATGCAGGCAACACTGTGCTGGTCATAGAGCATAATCTGGAACTGGTGAAAGCAACCGATTGGGTCATCGATCTTGGACCGGAAGGTGGCGCAGCAGGAGGCAAACTGGTTGCCCAGGGAACACCTGAGCAACTTGCCCGGACACCTGGTTCCTACACCGGACAGGGCTTGAGGGAAATATTGTAG
- a CDS encoding DUF1080 domain-containing protein: MRVSEGKAQQQHPRPQKNPRTRYLISAVVLLSVIIGSSFFFLIRSGGSASAPKGHHATPTATPTPAIPTPTPPPQALFFDTFADNSHGWNVTSNANNTGYVRIIVDNRLILSDTNPKTTLIESLPTTKDFDDFTLSADFTIDKASAGDSIGVYVRGDSNLDHDYRVDLNSDNTFDIAKEYLDSKQQSQSVFLDGPNSSPAIHPPGQKNTMTLMLKGSTLVLFINGANVSTVTDTDYATGQIALFVHTSPTSDGVTASFTRVEVDPAPDQLP; the protein is encoded by the coding sequence ATGAGAGTATCAGAGGGAAAAGCACAGCAGCAGCATCCTCGCCCTCAGAAAAACCCTCGCACCAGATACCTCATATCTGCCGTAGTATTACTTTCGGTAATCATCGGCAGCAGTTTCTTCTTTCTCATAAGAAGTGGCGGAAGTGCCAGTGCTCCTAAAGGTCATCACGCGACACCGACAGCGACACCGACACCGGCCATTCCAACCCCTACTCCACCTCCACAGGCCCTCTTCTTCGATACTTTTGCCGACAATAGTCATGGCTGGAATGTGACGAGTAATGCGAATAATACCGGTTATGTGCGCATTATCGTGGACAACAGGCTGATCCTTTCAGATACAAATCCCAAAACAACACTGATCGAAAGTCTTCCGACCACGAAGGATTTTGATGATTTTACGCTCTCCGCCGATTTTACCATCGACAAGGCTAGTGCAGGCGATAGTATTGGTGTTTATGTGCGTGGTGATAGCAACCTGGATCATGATTATCGTGTAGACCTCAATAGCGATAATACCTTTGATATCGCCAAAGAATACTTAGATAGCAAGCAACAATCGCAATCAGTGTTTCTCGACGGCCCCAATAGCTCACCGGCCATTCATCCTCCAGGACAGAAGAATACAATGACGCTCATGCTGAAAGGTTCAACTCTTGTTCTCTTCATCAATGGGGCGAACGTGAGCACCGTTACCGATACCGATTACGCGACCGGCCAGATCGCCCTTTTTGTACACACTAGCCCAACCTCGGATGGAGTGACCGCTTCCTTCACCAGGGTGGAAGTAGACCCCGCGCCTGACCAGTTGCCCTGA
- a CDS encoding inositol-3-phosphate synthase: protein MSTAKNDGEETAAEKVAPATGKLGVMVVGLGAVATTMIAGVEAVRCGLAKPIGSLTQMGTIRLGKRTDNKTPRIKDFVPLADLNDLVFTGWDIFEDNVYEAATHAEVLDKATLEKLKPYLEEIKPMPAVFDQHYVKRLHGTYVKKGKNKRDLAEQVMADIRNFKKTVDRVVMIWCGSTEIFLEPSAVHESIAAFEEGLESNDPGIAPSQIYAYAALKEGVPFANGAPNLTVDTRALIELSKENSAPICGKDFKTGQTLMKTVLAPAFKARLLGVNGWFSTNILGNRDGEVLDEPQSFKTKEESKLGSLEYIFQPELYPDLYQHIYHKIRINYYPPRGDQKEAWDNIDIFGWLGYPMQIKLNFLCRDSILAAPIALDLVLFLDLAKRTPELCSIGIQEWLSFYFKSPQTTEGLSPEHDLFIQSMKLKNTLRHIMSEDLITHLGLEYYD, encoded by the coding sequence ATGTCAACTGCGAAGAACGACGGCGAAGAGACCGCCGCGGAAAAAGTTGCACCTGCCACTGGAAAGCTTGGGGTGATGGTGGTTGGTTTGGGTGCGGTGGCGACCACGATGATCGCCGGGGTTGAGGCAGTGCGCTGCGGATTGGCCAAGCCGATCGGTTCTCTCACCCAGATGGGAACCATCCGCCTGGGCAAGCGGACGGACAACAAGACTCCACGCATAAAAGATTTTGTGCCGCTCGCCGATCTGAACGATCTTGTATTTACCGGGTGGGACATTTTTGAAGACAACGTGTATGAAGCTGCCACTCATGCTGAAGTGCTCGACAAGGCTACACTCGAAAAGCTGAAGCCATACCTCGAGGAGATCAAGCCTATGCCGGCTGTCTTCGATCAGCATTACGTCAAGCGTCTTCATGGTACATATGTAAAGAAGGGCAAGAACAAGCGCGATCTGGCCGAGCAAGTCATGGCCGATATTCGCAACTTCAAGAAGACCGTCGACCGCGTGGTGATGATCTGGTGCGGATCAACTGAGATATTCCTTGAGCCTTCAGCCGTACATGAATCCATTGCAGCGTTCGAAGAGGGCCTGGAATCCAACGATCCCGGCATAGCGCCTTCACAGATCTATGCGTATGCGGCATTGAAAGAAGGCGTGCCTTTCGCCAACGGCGCGCCCAACCTTACCGTCGATACCAGGGCGCTCATCGAGCTTTCCAAGGAGAATTCTGCACCGATTTGCGGTAAGGACTTCAAAACCGGCCAGACGCTCATGAAAACCGTACTCGCCCCCGCCTTCAAGGCGCGGCTACTCGGTGTGAATGGATGGTTCTCGACGAACATCCTCGGCAATCGCGATGGCGAAGTGCTTGACGAGCCGCAATCGTTCAAAACCAAGGAAGAGTCGAAGCTGGGCTCACTCGAATACATCTTCCAACCCGAACTGTATCCAGACTTGTACCAGCACATCTACCATAAGATTCGCATCAACTATTACCCACCACGCGGCGATCAGAAAGAGGCCTGGGATAACATCGATATCTTCGGATGGCTCGGCTATCCCATGCAGATCAAGCTGAATTTCCTGTGCCGCGATTCAATCCTGGCCGCGCCAATCGCCCTTGACCTGGTGCTGTTCCTCGACCTCGCTAAGAGAACGCCAGAACTGTGCTCCATTGGCATTCAGGAGTGGCTAAGCTTTTATTTCAAGTCGCCACAAACGACTGAAGGTCTCTCTCCAGAGCACGATTTGTTCATTCAGTCGATGAAACTGAAGAACACGCTGCGCCACATCATGAGCGAAGACCTGATCACGCACCTGGGTCTGGAGTATTATGACTGA